TTTTATCATTTATTAGTTCTAATTTAATTGTGATGGTATTATTTTCTTTATTAGAAAATGCATCAAGTGAGTTATCTATTAATATTATAATGATATTTGAGAATATATGCTCATAATTATGAATTGTCATAGTTTTTGGGATATGTATTTTTATCTTTACATTCTTTAATATAATCTTTGCCCCTAGTAGTTTAACAACATTACTAGTTATCTCTAGTGGGAGGAAAGATATTTTTTCTACATTTCCTAAATAAAAACTAGATAATTCCGTTACTGTTTTCTTCATATGTTCTATTGAGTCACTTATTGTAGGCAATTCTTTTTCCAATTGTAATATTACATTATTCTTATCATGTTTAAGTATTGTCTCTAAAAGCATTACAGATGTTCCTAGTAGAGTAAGAGGATGTTTCCATTGATGGATTATATGTCCAATTGCTTGTCCCATAGAACTAAAACGAGATTGTTCAATTAACATTCTTTTTGCATTTGCTTGTTCTCGAATTGATTTAAATGTTTTAAGCGATTGTGCTATAAAAAGTAATACAACATCAAGTAAAACAGAAATGGTAATAATATATCTATATGAGTTATGGAAATCAATAATATTTGTAATTGCTAAAGCATTTATAACAACAGCAATAAGCATAATACTTTGTCCAAGTAAATAATATTTACTTCCAATTTCATTCATAAAAAGACCAATAATCATAAGAAATATAATACTTAAAACATAGGCGGGTCCAGTTAGCAATGTTGTAATTAAGAAGTAGTTTTCATCTATATATGAAGAGTACAAGAAGCCAAATAAAAGGATGGTATTTATAATTATTAGAAACTTTAGAATATAAGATGTTTTTTTATATTTCATCTTCATATCAAAGAAATAGTAAGCAAAAAATAAAAGCAAAATCGCTCCAACAGGAGCACCTGTCCATGAAACCAGTGTATTGAAATTTAAATTTATTCCCATATCTAAAGTATGTACTATACCTTGTATTGAGAACTGGTAATAAAATGTATTGATAAGATATAGTGCTATTATTAAGTAAGGTATTTTTTTATAAAAAGAGTATAAAATAAATGATAGTATTATAAATAGAAAAAATATACCACCAACTAAACCAAATATAACTAAAAATTTTGATTCATTTTCAATAAATTTTATATTATCTTCTATTGTCCAACCTATATTTAAAATACTATAATTATCGATTTTTGAGATAACTGTTATTTTTTCTTGTGGGGCTAAGATAAGTTTAAATGCTGAAAATCGATTATTCATTTCTCTATTTTCTAAACTTCTCATATCACCTAAGAGATGAGTTTTTATTAACTTATTTTTTTTAAAAAGAAAAACATCTATATAGTTTGTACCTGGAAGTTGATTATATATAATAAAATGTCTATACTTATTAGATTCATTTTGTAGTGTTACTTTACTCCATATAGGTCCTTGTATATTCCCTAAATGACCATTTTGTGAAGGAATCTTTAGATCTTTTTTTGTAAGTATATCAGATTCATTTAATTCTAAATTACTATCTTGTATGTAGAAAGTATAAGGTGAGGCATCTACTAAATCTTCATCTTCTGTAATTATTAATGTATTTGAAGCATACATAGTAAAATGAAGTAATATTATAAGAATAATTTTAATCAATGAAACTGCCTTCAGTTCTCAACATATATCCATATCCTGGTATATTTATAATAACTTCTTTCCCAATTTTCTTTCGTAAACGATATATTAAGCTTTTAATAGCAGGTTTACTTTTCTCTTCTATTGGGTCAAGACAAAGGTTTATTTCCTGCATTGTAATAATTTTATTCTTATTTAAAACAAATAGCTCAATTAATTCAATTTCACTACTTGATAATTCTATTTTCTTTTTATTATCTGTTAATATTTTAGTATGCATTTCATATGTAAGTACTTCTGTAATATTTATAATATTTAATCCATAAATATTAATTTGTTCTAGCATGCTTAACAATGTTGATATAAGCGTTGTATAGTCTATAGGTTTTATAAGATATCTTGCTAAGGATAGAGGAATGGAATTTAAAAGCTTTTCTTTGTCACTATAGTTACTCATAATAACAAGAGGAATGTTTTTGTTTTTTACTCGAATAGCTTTACATAATTCATATCCACTTAAATTAGGCATTGTATAGTCAGTAATAATCATATCAATTTTTCTATTTTCATAGATTTCTAAAGCTTGGGAACCATCTTTTGCTGTGATAACCTTTTTAAAAAATATTGATAAAATAGTATCGAGTTTATCAAGTAACTCTTTTTCATCATCTACTAATAATAATGTAAAATTCTTTAATGCATTTAATTTTGACTCATTCATTTTAAACCTAAATTTTAATTTCTTTTATAATTCTTGATTCTAGCACACTAGAGTAGTAAAGTAGTAGCAAAGTTATAATAAGGATAATCATAACAATTTATGGTATTTCAGATATTCAGAACAAACCATTATTAATAAAGACTATATATTAGAGTGGTAACTTGATTTTAGATAAATAATTTCTCTTTTCTAAACAACTTTTTTCCTTTGTAATATTTTTTCTCTAAATTCTAATGATGATAAATTATTGTTTGAATTATGTATCTTTTCTCTTACTCGTATAATAGATTTATGGATATATGATAGTATATATTCATAGAGTTTTTTAGAGCATGATATATTGGACCTCTTACAAAGCAGTTGAAAACTAGCTTGTCCAAAAGTTGAATAGTTATACTTTAAATTTGAGTGGCAACAAGATCAGTGAGTTTTACTAGATCGAATTTTACGAGTATAAAGTTGTATAGCTTATCAGGTAGAAGAAATCCTACCCTAACGAACTCTTTATTTAAAAACAAAGGTTCAAGATATGTATTCTATCGGTTTAGATGTTAGTAAGTCAACTATCAATGTGTATATCCCTAAAACTAATTTAGATTTAGTTATTAATAATGATTTAAAATCAATAAAAAGTTTATACTCTAAAATAAAAAAACTCTATAAAAAAGAGATTGATAAATTAGTATTTATTTTTGAACCTACAGGAAATTACTCTTATGCTTTAAAAGCTTTCTGTAGTGAAAAAAATATTAGATCTTTTATTGTCAATCCTAAACAAAATTCTAATTTTACTAAAGCAATAAAAGAATAATAAATTTTTCAGGTATTGTCCGATAGGGTGTTCAAATTCAAATGATTTTGGCACCTATTTAATATTAAATTATAAATATAGAAAGTTATGTTTTTAAAGAATTCTAAAATTAAAAATAAAGGTGACTTATCAAGTTAGGTTAAACTTATGATAAGAAGTAAATTCTGTTAATATTTAAAAAACACGGTTTTATAATGTAAAAATAAAATTTACCCCAGCGCTGGGGTAAATTTTATTAATTAAAATATTTTTCTTTTATTTTATTAATTTCAATTTCAAAATCTTTTTGTTGATTAATGTTTAATTTTTTGATATTTTTTAATAAAAACTTGATACTTGCATTAACAGTATCTTCAAATTTAACATCGTCTCGTTCAATTAACTCGTCTATATATTTTTTTGATTCTCTATAACTATATTTATTAATTATAATATCCTCTAATATTTCTTTTAAAGTTAAATTATTTTTAAATTTAATATTTTTATACGAATTTACAACTTTTGCTATTTCGAAATTTATCTTATTTTTAAATAATGCTTCTATTAAAAAATCATCCATGTCTAAAATTGGGAAAGCATTAACAAATGAGGCATTTGTTTTAAATATCATACTGTCCTTTAAAACATTTTCGATTTTCATTTTATCTTCTAGTAATTTATCATCTACATTTTTTATCTTATTAATATTTTTTATCTTATTACAAAGTTTCTTTATTTGATTTACATCATCAATACCAAGTGAATCTTGAAGCAAGGCTAAGACAGATTTAACCTTATCATACATATTTAAATCTTCTCGAAGATGGTTTTCATGTAATATATTTAATCTAATTTTATAATTTGTATCAGCTCCATCATAAATTATGGCTTTTATTTTATCTTTACCTAAAAGTTCATGAGCTAGAATTCTTCTCTTACCTATTATTTTCGTATATGAACCATCATTATTTTTCTTAACCACAATAGGTTGTAATAAACCTAATTCTTCTATACTAGCAGCCAAATCTTTAATTTTAATTGGATCTATTCCTGTTCTATCTTTGAAATCATTATCTTCTATTTTATTAATTGAAATATACTCAATTCTATTTTTGTTTTCTAATTCTGCAGGTATAAAAACACCACTAGCAACAATAGGTGAAGATCTTATATCTAATTCTTTCATTAATTTTTTTATCTCAATTTTATCTGCAGAAGTTTTATTCTTCTTTTCTGATAATTCATCTATTTTTACAATTAATTCTTCACTATTTAATTTTTTATAATTCATATTATAAATCCTTCATTATTAAATGTGTACAATATTTGAAATATTCTTCACACATCATTAGAGCTTGTTTAGGTTCTAGTTTATATTCTATAATCGGTAATTGCACAGATTGACTTTTACTTACAATAGTTGACTCTTTATTTGTAATTAAGTTATTATCCTCTAAATCTAAATCGATAAGCATATTCAATATTCTGTCATATGCTTCATCATGAGCTGTTCTAGTCTTAACAAAACTATTAACAATAATTCCATCTATATCTAATTTTTTTCCTGTTGCTCTAATAAAATCATTTATTTCTTCTATTGTAACTTCAAGACCTTCAATCGAAAATTCTTCTGCTTCAGTTGCTAATAGAATCTTATCACTAGCAAAAATAGACATTTCTAATGAAAGACCAGAATAGGGAGGTGTATCAATAATTATAAAATCATAATCATCTTTTATTTTTTCTATAATTTGATCTAAAATTAAATGAGGCATACTATTCATACGCATTAATTCCAACATTTTGGCAAGTTTTAATTCAGAAGGTAAAACATCAATATTACATTCTTCCAAATTATATGAATGTATATATGTTTTAACATCTTCTTTTGATATTGAATTATTTTTTCTATAATTCTCAAATAAATTTAATATACTAATCCCTGCAAATGAAACTTTTTTAAAATATCGTGATGATTGTGCTTGTGAATCCATATCAACTAATAATACACGTTTACCTAAAAAAGATAATGTAGCAGCAATATTTGCACTAGATGTAGTTTTACCAACACCTCCTTTTTGATTTGTAACTGTAATTACTTGACATTTAGTTGGTATATTGTAAATTGATGCATCTAAATCTTTTTCTAAAAATGCCTCTTTGGTTGATTCATATTTAGTTTGCTTATTATATTCAATTATTTTATATGCATAATCTAAAAGATATGAACTTGTATAATAATATTTCCTAACACTTCCTGTACTAATATTTGGTATTACTTTACTTGTTAACAAATCTGATACTTTTTTCTCGTTTATTCCTAATTGTGCAGATATATCTTTTAGTGTATTATAAATCATTAATAAAAACCTTTCCTTTTATAATAAAAAATCGACTATTTATATTTTTTACGTTATTAGCAGTATAACTTTTAATAACTTAGTAAAAACTTAATTATAACTTAATGGTTATATGGTTTTTGAGAGACTTTTGATGGAAACTTATATATTACTTAATTTCATGTTGTGGTCATTTATCTCTATAGTATTATTACTTGTTAACTTTATATAAACTTAAATAATAGTTGTGGTCATTTATCTCTATAGTAAAAATAAAAAATACTATATTTATTATAGTTATAGTTTTTATTTTTATTTTTAAACTTAATTTTAACTTATTTTATAGTTGTGGTCATTTATCTCTATAGTAAAAAAATACTAAACTTGAATAAAACTTAATTTATAGTTATGGTTACTCATCCCTAAAAGGAGTATTACTTTCTTTTAATATACAAAACAATGTAACACCTCTTCCTTTAATAGGAATATTATGTTCACGGTATAAATATTCTTTAGCTTCATTAGCTTCTAAAAATTTCAAGCCAACCTGAGATTCTAACCATTTTAGAACAGACACATTCTCACCTATATATTTCTTTTTATATAAACGTATAGTTCTACCATTTTTACTAAATATATTACTATGGAGTTCACTTAAAGTTTTATATTCAATAAAAATTGAGTGAGGGTTATTTTTTTTCCATAATAAAAGTATATCTCTCATTTGAAATATTTTATCAGGTAAAGGAGAAAACTGTCTTTCAACTTCGCCTTCATAACTCCATTTTGCAACTTTAGAACCAATTAACATTTCTTCTAAAGTACTAATTAATTTTTTACTATTAGAAATCTGATAGTTACCGATAGAAGTTCTAATATAAATATCACATTTTGGAGCATTTTTAGTGATAGAATCATTTGTTCGTAAATTTGCTCGCATAAGAGCTTGATAAACTTCATCTAATAAATTTGATATCTTAAATTTTGCTACTTCATTTTTATCTTCTGCTAAATTATGTTTGTGAGCTTTACCATAATAATAGTATGTTGGTTTATATGGCAATGTCAAACAAAAAACTTTATTACAATCTTTTAAATCATTTCTTCCTGTAAGATTTCCCCAATGTTCTGAACGAAAAGATCTATCAAGAATAAGATTTGTTTTAAGATATTCATCAAAAGATTTGTTTGAAATTATTAAGATATTGTCATCTTTCGTAGTTTTATTTTTTATTTCTAATTGAATTTTATTTTTAAATTCTTCTATTTCTTTTAAATTTGATTTATCAGCAGCTATATCAATTTTACCAACACCTGTATTTTCTTCGCTATGATATATTGTTACTTCGTCATAACGTTTTGCATCTAAATGTACTCTTATTCTTTGTGCTTTTTGTTGAGCTATATAATGCTGATATTCATGATTGATTACAGCAGATGCATCAAGTACAACAAAACCTTTTTTTGGAATACGATCTACGTTAGAACTTATAATAACACCATCATGACC
This sequence is a window from Poseidonibacter antarcticus. Protein-coding genes within it:
- a CDS encoding sensor histidine kinase; amino-acid sequence: MIKIILIILLHFTMYASNTLIITEDEDLVDASPYTFYIQDSNLELNESDILTKKDLKIPSQNGHLGNIQGPIWSKVTLQNESNKYRHFIIYNQLPGTNYIDVFLFKKNKLIKTHLLGDMRSLENREMNNRFSAFKLILAPQEKITVISKIDNYSILNIGWTIEDNIKFIENESKFLVIFGLVGGIFFLFIILSFILYSFYKKIPYLIIALYLINTFYYQFSIQGIVHTLDMGINLNFNTLVSWTGAPVGAILLLFFAYYFFDMKMKYKKTSYILKFLIIINTILLFGFLYSSYIDENYFLITTLLTGPAYVLSIIFLMIIGLFMNEIGSKYYLLGQSIMLIAVVINALAITNIIDFHNSYRYIITISVLLDVVLLFIAQSLKTFKSIREQANAKRMLIEQSRFSSMGQAIGHIIHQWKHPLTLLGTSVMLLETILKHDKNNVILQLEKELPTISDSIEHMKKTVTELSSFYLGNVEKISFLPLEITSNVVKLLGAKIILKNVKIKIHIPKTMTIHNYEHIFSNIIIILIDNSLDAFSNKENNTITIKLELINDK
- a CDS encoding response regulator transcription factor, which translates into the protein MNESKLNALKNFTLLLVDDEKELLDKLDTILSIFFKKVITAKDGSQALEIYENRKIDMIITDYTMPNLSGYELCKAIRVKNKNIPLVIMSNYSDKEKLLNSIPLSLARYLIKPIDYTTLISTLLSMLEQINIYGLNIINITEVLTYEMHTKILTDNKKKIELSSSEIELIELFVLNKNKIITMQEINLCLDPIEEKSKPAIKSLIYRLRKKIGKEVIINIPGYGYMLRTEGSFID
- a CDS encoding IS110 family transposase — encoded protein: MYSIGLDVSKSTINVYIPKTNLDLVINNDLKSIKSLYSKIKKLYKKEIDKLVFIFEPTGNYSYALKAFCSEKNIRSFIVNPKQNSNFTKAIKE
- a CDS encoding ParB/RepB/Spo0J family partition protein; this encodes MNYKKLNSEELIVKIDELSEKKNKTSADKIEIKKLMKELDIRSSPIVASGVFIPAELENKNRIEYISINKIEDNDFKDRTGIDPIKIKDLAASIEELGLLQPIVVKKNNDGSYTKIIGKRRILAHELLGKDKIKAIIYDGADTNYKIRLNILHENHLREDLNMYDKVKSVLALLQDSLGIDDVNQIKKLCNKIKNINKIKNVDDKLLEDKMKIENVLKDSMIFKTNASFVNAFPILDMDDFLIEALFKNKINFEIAKVVNSYKNIKFKNNLTLKEILEDIIINKYSYRESKKYIDELIERDDVKFEDTVNASIKFLLKNIKKLNINQQKDFEIEINKIKEKYFN
- a CDS encoding ParA family protein; the encoded protein is MIYNTLKDISAQLGINEKKVSDLLTSKVIPNISTGSVRKYYYTSSYLLDYAYKIIEYNKQTKYESTKEAFLEKDLDASIYNIPTKCQVITVTNQKGGVGKTTSSANIAATLSFLGKRVLLVDMDSQAQSSRYFKKVSFAGISILNLFENYRKNNSISKEDVKTYIHSYNLEECNIDVLPSELKLAKMLELMRMNSMPHLILDQIIEKIKDDYDFIIIDTPPYSGLSLEMSIFASDKILLATEAEEFSIEGLEVTIEEINDFIRATGKKLDIDGIIVNSFVKTRTAHDEAYDRILNMLIDLDLEDNNLITNKESTIVSKSQSVQLPIIEYKLEPKQALMMCEEYFKYCTHLIMKDL